The genomic window acctttctaGATGGCAGATGCTATGGAAATGATGATTTTAAGTATCCTAGCTCCTCAGCTTCATTGTGAGTGGCGATTACCAAGCTGGCAGGTTGCATTGCTCACATCGGTAGGAAAAATAACTGACAGCTCCTGTATTCTGTAAGGTTTTTCCACTCATTGTTATTCAGGCATTATGCTTTATATTCCCAAAATTAAATCTCTTCCTGGCCTTTGCAGATTGCCTTTGGTTCCAAAGAATATAAGTGTCTTTTTAAAAGCCAGAGCTTGAAGAAATGAAACTCAGTGAGAACTGAGGAAATTTTTCAAGTTTCAGGTTCAAAGTTTCATGTAATTTCCAGGAAAATCTACAAATTGACTCAAACTCATCCTAAAATTCAAACCAtttaataaatagaaaaaaaaagaattggttATTTTTTACTATCTTACTTGAAAATCTTTCTTACTCAGCATATTTAAGCTCCCTTGTACATAGACAGACTGGGAGCCCCAAGAGAGAGCAAGAAATCACTTTTCAAAGTGAATCATGCAGTGATCTTTGCAAGCGGAGCTCTTACGATGCCACCTCTAAGTGTGGTGCTATGGTGCTGGAAACATTTAATTCCTTTAGGGGTAAGAAAATTAGTTTTGGGACCCTTCTCTCAGCATATACCACTGTTGAATGGCACACACTTTGAACTCCTACATTTCCTTTTCGTTTAGCTCTTGATGGCATGTTTGTGCTTGTGTAAATTGGTCAAAATGCTCAGTAGATTTCAGTCAGTTAAGGTCATGTCCTTTCCGCTACCTGACTGCAGCCGGCCCCTCTGAAGGAGGGTCTTGTTCCTCCTTTCAGTTCACCACAATTTTATTCTTGGTGAGCAATATTGGAAGGAGAAGAGTCAGTGGACATGAGATAAAAGCTGTGGCAGACAGAACTGCTTCTTCACCCTCTTATTGCTAGAGTATGCACTTCTATTTCAAACAAAACTCCTATGGTTTTAATGCGCTCGTGGGGAAAACATGCTTGGGTTTTGCCTTTAGCTTCACTGAGCAGGAATAATTTCTGTCTACAGAATAAACCGTATTTTTTGGTGTCACCTCTGAAAAGGGTAAAATACGTTTTCTTTGACACCTCAGTCTTTTCTCAGGCTTCTCTAAAGTTGTAAGATCTAATTTTATCTCCATTCAAATCTGAGACAACCTGCTGAGCATGGCAGTAGGAGGTGAGCTGGCTGAGAACTGCATCAGCACTGGGCATCTCGAGCAGCTGTATCCTGCAGACCTCGAGCAATGCCGATATGTTCATTGGAGCTGGAAAACTCAGCATATTCCAGGGCTTTAACACCAGAGTGCATGTGCTAGTGTCAGAAAGGTTTGTCACTGGATGGATCTTTTAATTGCAAAGCTGACATGAGAAATCAACCTGGAAACAGGACAATGATTTCCATTTAGTGGCAAATTATTCTAAGTGAAAAATCCCActatataaataataatcttTAGTAGTCTTAGCTGCAAAGGAACTCTACCCAGAGCACCTGGACATTTTTCTCTATTGTTAAGAGCTGAAATTTCTAGTTTCACTGTGAAATTGTGTCCCCTTTGCTATCGTATGGAAAATTTCACTTGTCTTCTTGTTGAGCGGAAGgtctttttctgatgtttcaCAGGTAGTATTTGTGGGAATGATGTCCAGCTCCACCCTCTGGGGAAACATTTCAGACCAGTATGGGAGAAAAACGGTAAGTCTTCATCTCCTACTAGAATATAATCTataaaaacaacaataacaataataataatatagtCTCATGAGACCTCCTATGGAGTACTGTGAtcatttctggagtcctcagcacaagaaggaagAGTCAGCtatagagcaagtccagaggaggccatgaagatgatccgagggctggagcacctcctgtatgaggacaggctgggagagttgaggatgttcagcctggagaagagaaggctctggggaggccttaaagcatcttccagtactgaaaggagctccaggaaagctggggaggggctcttgatcagggagggcaggggtagaATGAAGGCAATGGtttgaagatgaaagaggggagattgagatgagatcttaggcagaaatattttgctgtgagggtggggaggccctggcccaagttgcccagagctgtggtggctgctccatccctggagatgttcaaggccaggttggaatgggcttggagcccctgatccagtgggaggtgtccctggctttaaggccccttcaacccaaaccgttccctGATTTTACTATGTCTACAGTGTGGAGGTTTCAGTGCGTGATGCTCACAAGTGTCATAATCTGCATGTATGAAGCAGGATTAAGCAGAGCCGGAATTGACCTCCCATGGAATAAAAGGAGTTTGTGGCTCTACTTCACATTTTATTAGTTTGTTTTACAGCATagactttcttttcctcatgtGTGTTTGTAACACACAGGGCCTAAAGATCAGCGTGTTGTGGACGCTCTATTATGGGATCCTCAGTGGTTTTGCACCAGTGTATGGCTGGatcctggtgctgaggggccTGGTGGGCTTTGGCATTGGAGGAGTGCCCCAGTCGTAAGTAAATATTCACAAGTCCaaactttctcttttctatttatttttaaacgaTTATGTCAAACTGAATTCATAACTCTGTTCAGATGTCCCAAACCTATTTTTCTCCTAAGTATTTTGGAAATAATGCATTAAACTCCGTAAAGGCTTTGGTGATCTAAAgctttcaaggccaggttggatggggcttggagcctctgatccagtgggaggtgtccctgcccacggcagagggttagaactggatgggctttgaggtcccttccaacccgaaccattccatgattgtgtGATTCTAAGGTACCTCGCACATCACTGAGGTGAATCAGATTTGCAATGACTTCTGTGTGATCAAGCTGGGTACCCAGAGGTGACATGTTATGTGCCTTATGTTCTTTTAAACTTCTCTCATTTCCTCAGGTAAACTATGATGAAAATGAGAGGGGCAGAGAGCCCCCCTAGCAGTGGGTAAAACAGAGCAGGCAGGATTTTGTAGCTGTGCCTAGAACTTTCATGTCTGAACCTGAGTTGGAATTGCAAAACAACACAGTCCAGACCTGGAGCGCTGAAGGGATCTTGGTGACCTGGACACATTCCTAATAGGAAGGCAGCATCTCTGTGACTGTGTCATTCCTTTCACGCTGAAGAAGAGGATATCAAAATTTTCCACCTGGAATAAATAACTCTGCTCTaggcttttaattttaaacatagAGGGAAGAGTATAGCCGTTCTCTCTCCGTATAGTCTTTTATCCTTATTAATAATTGATATTTTGCCCCACAGAGGTGCTATTTCGGAGTAATCAGAGTCTAACTTTGATTCATGGCTCATAGACTTTTCACAAGGCAAGTCGATATCCTGTCTCTTCTATTGCCATTCCCAGATAAAAGATTCAGAGCTGAGATGGAACAGCACGGTgttattaatttgattttactgCTCTCCTGCCCACCCCTAGAAGCTGCGCAGAAGTGCGTGTGTGAAAAGGGGCAGTCCGTAGCCTGCTGGGTATTGAGGCAGTTGCTGCCATGCCACCCCCTCTGAGCACAGCTGGAAGGAGGCAGGAGAACAACAAAGACAAAGCTTCAGAGTTAATAATGCCTTGTGCCACAAACAAATATTAATGATGTTCCGCCGAGCCCCAGCGGAACAGCTTCAGCACAGCCAGAGCTTTTACAGAGGGGCAGATAATGCACAAAGGCTCTGGGACTTAATGAAAGACAACGAAGAGCTGCTTACAGAGCTCAGAGTGGATTCCATTGCTGCTGAGCCTGTTACTTGTTCTAACTCTAATAGTAATTCCTGTGACAGAGGAGGAAAGATCTGTGAAGCAGGAAAAGTATCCTTTCCGATATCCTTAAGTAGGTGTTGTGACTTTGAATACGAGTGGCTGGATTCCAATGGAATGGCATGGGTACCTTTGTGGTTTTGCATTCTGTAATGGGTATGAGAGAGATATTTTTGTGGTAGGtgctgttaaaaagaaatcatcgAGCAGTAATAAATTAACTGACTACGGCAGATATTCCTCTCTTCATACGTATGTAGGAGCTACATCATAGAagctgtggcctcctctgggaaTTTTCTGCATGATATTATCTGATGCCGAGTATGACTATTCGTTCTCAGTGCCAACATCCAGACTTGCAAAGATACGGAATGTTCTCTTAAGAAAACAGTTCTGTAAAGCATTAATCAGCTCTTGTTTCCTGCTGTGATATATAGGGGAAATGTAATATATTGCATTGCATAATTTtacttccttctccttttaatGACTGATTTGATATAACATTGTGTGCAGCTTTGTACTTCAGGGAACTGAGTCCTGGGAAGATACTCAGAAATCAATCCACCGTTTGTTTAGTTAGTAGGGACTTTTGTCCCAAACATCATAGAAAGCCTAAGGAGCTTAGAGGCAGAAACAGGAAGAGTCTATGGAATGCGACCAGAGCAGGAGTGAAAAACAACAAGTCTTACCAGATGGGTTGAAGAAGATGAGAGTGCCTCGACTGGCTGCTGGCCCTTGCATTCATCCTCAGGAGATACGGAGAAGCCGTACCATTAATCTTTGGCACGGTCACAAAACAAAGATTCTGCAGAgttaaatgatttctttttgaaTTCCCACAATAAAGCTGTGCAGATTATTTTATAACAGTGACAGGATCAGACCATGAAAGTAACCACCTCATGGAGAATTGAGACCTATCAGAGCAGACTGATGTGAAATTCTCTGAGCCAGTTGTAAAGCCCTGAAGAAAGACTTTACCCAGCAAGAGTTTGTGTTGAATGCTGATGGACCACGCTGAAAATAATGTGCATAACGTGTGTCCCAGACCAGAGCAGGGTTGCGGAAACATGTGCATCAAGAACTGCTGTGTTTAGCTAAGAACTATAGGGTTACAAAATCACGCAAACTGAGCAAATTCTGTCATCCCCTGCAGTGGTGAGCCAAAGGGCTTTTGTTCTGATGTAGATACGGGAGTCTGAACCAGTATCCACAGTCCTGCTGCCTCTGAGGGCTAAGAAGAGCTTTGCGTTACTGCTAGGGGTTTGGCAGTTTTAATAAAAGGCAAACAAAGTGTTTGAACCTCTCATTGTGCTTACGTGGCATTTCTCTCAATGTGCTCATctgacatttttctcttttcactctTTACAGGGTAACCTTATATGCCGAGTTCCTTCCAATGAAAGCCAGAGCCAAATGCATTTTGTTAATAGAGGTGAGCAGTGTGGCCGTGCCTGCGGGTCCCTAGGGGGACAAATTCTACTGTTGGCTACATCTCTTTGATCCAACTGACTAGGAATCTCAAAAGTAGCTGCAGTCAATCTTGATTGTTCAGGTTAGCGTGGAGTGGAGCTTGGCCCCATACACCAGCACTAGCTAAGGTCcaaaggcagcataaagcacTCGCGTAACACTCCACTGTTTTTGTTgaatctgtttttctgcagaTTAACTTGTATCCTGTGCCTAGGTTAGTCCTGTTAACACAAGGTGAGGGGAGCATTTGGGTGTCAGCTAATTTCAGGGTGAAATTAATCTACGACTCAGTAATTGAGAGTGGAGAACAGACTGTTCAGTAAATGCAGGACTAAATTCAGCTCCCCATATTCAATCCAAACGTATAGAAGTCACAGAGAGCAGAGTTTTTCCCCATAAATGCTTTGAGGCAAAAATTGCTGCCTTCTAATGGATGAAGGGTCAGAAGAGTGCTGTTACTCGCCTGCATCAGTCAGTTTGGAGGAAACTTCCTTGTGGAAAACCTCACCAACCTTTGCTTCTCAATGCAAAACGAGTCTTCTAAGATATCTGCTGGCTGGTCCTACGTTCCATTGGTTAGTCTTTCATAAATAGAGTTCAGTAGATGAATTACTCCTTTCTGTATCGCTTTTGTTCTGCCACAGTTTGACTGCCTCTGGGCATTAAATAACGAGCTAAGTggaactactctatgattccatgatttgcAATGTCTCTGGCACTTCTCTCTCCAGCTATCCCTAGAGAGCACGTCTTGGAATGTTGCAAAGAAAGAGGCCCTAAGAGCACCCTTATTCTCATTCGtgactgtttcttttccctttggcAGGTCTTTTGGGCCATTGGGACTGTGTTTGAAGTCCTTCTAGCAGTGTTGGTGATGCCCACTCTAGGCTGGCGGTGGCTTCTCATTCTTTCTGCCCTCCCGCTTTTGCTCTTCGCTGTCCTGTGTTTTGTAGGTATTCTTTCCTAGATGAATGCATGTTCCATCAATCTGCCACTCTGCTAGCTCATTCTGTTACCCGATTGAAGGAAATAGTGACTGTTTTGAACTCTCTGTTGGTGTCTTCTTTGAAACATAGGAAATAATGACAAAAATGCTGTTGTTTCAACAGGGTGCTGGTAAAAACATTCTAGCGAGAGCCGTGTTTATGTGACTAATTGCTCAAGGATGAGGGCAGGCTGGAATTCTGTGAAACCAAATCAAGCCTGGAAATGTCTCTAATTTAATGACTTTTGTTCAGCTAAGCTCAGTGGAATcaacattttattaaaagatgTTATTTCTCTGATTGCTGTTTAGATTATTAAAtcattttgccaaaatcgtaccTTTTATAATtactgtgcttttaaaaatcccaCCCAAATCAAGGGTAAAATCTGCATAGGGCAGGTCAGAttccaaaataaaacatctaTGAGTTAAAGCTGAGTTTCATTGCACTGTTAAGAATGTTTTTGCCAATCACTCAGTCTCCTCAAAGATGTGGGTCCTTGTCAGGTTGTTACAAGCTCCTATTCCTTAGTCAATGtcattgtttttcagcaatatCTGCAGTTATACAGATGCTAACCTGCTGGTTCTTAAAAAGGAGcttaaaaatgtgtattttggtATGCCCAGAGAATCTTGTTATCTGCCCTGGATGCTTTATCTTCCTTACTGAGAAGGTGTGATGTAAAGAACCTGCAAAAATGTCTTGTGCAACTCAAGAATAAACCCAAGGCAATAGAAGAGGAAGATTTCAGGCTGGAGCTTTGACTTTATGGTGCAAGTGGGGTTCTCTGAACTGTTAAAGATGAGCTCCCTTATCCTTTCCTATGCGAGCAATCTGCTTGACTTGCTGAGTTTCTCACTGTAAGCCCCTGAAGAGAATACTCAGTTGGTTTATTGCTGTGTTTTTGACATCACTATGTGTGtgatctgcttttctctcttagTGGCTGCCTGAGAGTGCCAGGTATGATGTATTATCTGGAAATCAAGAAAAAGCAATTGCCACTTTGAAGCGGATAGCAACAGAAAATGGAGCTCCGATGCCTCTGGGAAAATTGATTATTTCCAGACAGGTATGTACAGGGAACAGGCACATTAATAATATGGGATGCAATGAAACTGTGCCGCattcatatgtatttttataagcAAATAATCAATgttaagtttaattttaatgtCTCAACGAGTAATAAAAAAGTGAGATGATCGTACATGCCTCATTCAGTGAGAAAGTGTTAGCTTCTCACTTGTATTTACATTAAAATCCTGAAAAGGACCTTTACAGTGGGCTTTAATGTTATTTAACCTCACTCTAAGAGCCTATTATTAAAATCAAGCCTCGAGGCTACCGAAGAACACAGCTCAGAACTCATGAGACAAGATGGAATTTGACTCTAACTGTACCTAATTTTTAATCTAATCTTGATATTCTGGTGGGGGAAACCTGCAAGCTCCTGTTCGGTCCTAATGTGTGGAGTAATTCAAGCTCTTCCGAGCTGTGTGTTTTCTGCATGAGTtgcaatggattttttttaatttcagctttatttGGCCAACTTTTCAGCACCCCTCTCAACGTGTAAAGCAGCTCTGCATTTACAGAGCAGAAAGGGgatttttctaagaaaagaaagttgCCATGTAGCTAGCAAGGAGGAACAGAGAGGGAGACCCATAGGtttgaaaaacagcaaaattGTGAAGCTAGGCAGGAGCCTGTTGGCAACAACAGCATCTCACTAATCACAGACGGTGGTTTGAAGGTCTGAATCAGTGAGAATTGGAGCTCTTGTGCCTTTCTCGAGTGTTTGGTGCAATCAGGGTGATTTTCACGTGCTGCGCAGGAACGCTTTGCAAGTTTtggatggttttgttttcagggTGGGATGGGAAAGTACTTTTCCTGAACCACAAGTTTGTAGGCTGAGCCCTCCACTCTCCATCTCTCTAAGAATCACTCAGTTTACAAGGGGTCTCCTTGCAGGAGGGTGCTTGCAGTTCCCAGGTGCCTTACCCTGGGTTGTTGTGACAGGTTCTCACCTCCCTGTGGAGGAGCAGTGTGCCCTTTGCATGAAGTGGGTTTGATAACCATGTGCTCCTGGAGAATTCCCCTCAGCAGAGTAATTCTTTATTTGGATCCCAGCTCCCGTGTGGCTCCTACAGCCCAAAGAGCCCTCAGCTGAAGCCACATGCTCATCCTGAGATCTTGTATGTAGCCCTGTGCATTGCATTGTCCTTTGCCACCATGCATCCTCCAGTCCAGGACCAGTGAGTGCCCTGATTATCTGACTTCCTCTTGTTTTCAACAGGAAGACCGAGGAAAAATGAGGGACCTTTTTACGCCCCATTTTAGATGGACCACATTGTTACTCTGGTTTATATggtaagagaaaaatataaatggctTGATGCCAGCATGATTCTAAATGGTTTTTAATGGAGGTATTTTACAGGATCACTAAAATACAGCAACTTcctcctcaaaaaaacccccaacctgTATTGATTTGTAATTTATTAAACCATCCAATTGCTAGAATTCTCAATCTAATTGccctttcattttctaaatgttGATAGGAAATAGCTTTGAGGTACTACTTAGTGGAAATCCTCACACAGTGGGCTCAGGTTTGATTCATGCTGTTTACTGTAGGTTTGACCAGCTGAGACTTcctctctcattttcttcctttcaggtTTTCCAATGCTTTTTCATATTATGGGTTAGTTTTATTAACTACAGAGTTCTTCCAAGCAGGAGATGTCTGCAGCAGTGAGTACTAgtccatcttttctttttaaatataccCTGTTAGGTAGTGGAATATCTTTTGTTAGCTTGCCTTCTGCTGTTAGTTTGGAAAGGACTGTGGCTGCCAGCCTGAATTTTAATGCATCTACATaaaattgcttattttaaacatttttgataGACCATTCCTTGTTTCCTGCACAATACAGAGAGGTCCTGCAGTGTCTTTGAGCTCAAAATGTAAAACAGCAAGACAGCCTTCAAGGGAGACCTGTTAGAAAAAGTGTCTGTTCATCTTGAGAAAAAAGTGATTGAATAAATGTAAGTTTCCAGATTTGTCAGGCCTGATTATTAGTTCTGAGATAGGGAGAACTGCTGCTGTCATGGAGCTCTCAGGTTCTCAGTTTGAGAAAACCTGCTGAGAAAAACAATGGTGGGAATCCATCGCcctttttgtttcagatttttgtgtttaaaaaaaaaaaagaggcttgaAAAATTTGATTCCCCAGGGGAGACATGATTGCATTCAGAACACTTGTAATTAGTGCAAACTGCTTGGTAGCTGGAAAATTATAGAAAGAAGATTGGTAGCACTGAGAGAAGAGACAGATCCCAAGCTTGTACAGGAGTGCATTAGCTATTTGAGAGTTTCAGCTCTGGTTAACCTCTACAAAGGAgccagcatttaaaaatacttgtttttacAAAGACACAGGATGATTCAGTTTTCTCAAAGAATCAATGAAGTGTCAGTATCCGAGTTTGTGCAGGGAGGAACTACATTATTGTTCTTAATTCTCTTCACTGTCATAAGCCCTGGACTGAAAAACCTAAGCCTGTACAGCTGATAAGGAAGTGTAACTTTCATTTTGATAGTGATGGTTGCAGAGGTAAGACATCCTGCCACAAAGAAGATGATAAACTGTTTGGTTTCAGCTGTATCTTCCAGGTAGAACATACCTGCTGTGCAGCAGGGCCTTTTCAGTAGATCCTTTTGAGCTGTTTCAGCAGTGCAAGCAATAAAGGCATAGCACGAGTAAAGGAAGATAAGCAAGGAAGAGATTACTTAAAATAGATGGAATATTCGCGTTTTTATTTTGTCCTCCCACAGTATCCAGTAGAAGGCAAGAAGTTAAAGCAAAGTGTAGCCTGACCTGTGAGTACCTGACAGAGGAAGACTACACTGATCTGCTCTGGACAACCCTGTCCGAGTTCCCTGGTAAGGGGCAATAAGAAGCACCAGTTCCTCACTGCCGGTGGCTCAGTGTGAGTGAAATGAGCTCTTCTGTCTGCTCTAGTGCCTATGGATTTCCCACAGCACTGGAGCTCCTTGCTTGCGCTACTTGATGTACACACAGTAGCTGGAGCTCTCTTCACTGCCCTTGTGATCACTACAGATAAAATTGCTACTAATTGCTTTGCGAAGCTATAATGACCTGTCTGACTATGGATTCTATCCAACCAACCTATTAGGCATTCTGAGGAAGAGTAACAATTAAATCAAAGGGGCAGAACCACTTGAACTTTTATCCATAAATGGCTttccagaactattttaaaaggTTCATGGGTGTAGTGAATCAATGGAGAACTCTGTGTCCGGCCTCAGTCATGAATTTCAGTGAATTTTAATGAACAGTCTGACGTGGAACGAGCAGGATAGTGTGTAATAGTGATTGTTTAGATGATCTCTCGGTGTTAATCTGTGAAACAGTACTGTGAGGCAGTGGTCAGGTTATTTCCACTGCTCTAGATTATAGTTTCAGGGACAAACACTCAAGAAGAAGCCGTTTGATTGATGAAGTTTTAAGTCTATGACTGATAAACATGCATAGTTGCTACCTGAGAGGAGGACTGTCCCATGTAAGAGTCATTCTGGCAAGGATGTCAGCGTGCAGTGGTCAGAAAAGAGAATATAGACTCTTGGACTGATGCTATAGCAGAAAGGACTGATTTGATCCTGACACATACCAAGGTAGGAGTAAGAAATATTAACAGCAATACCTGGCAACTCTGATGCTTGAATAATCCCCTCATTTGCAATACGTTGGCTTTTAAAAAGATCTGGATAAGAGAAAATACTTAACATTGTGAGGCTTAGAGCTTGAACTCCTTCCTTTGTCAAAGAGCAGGTGAGAAATAATTTGATAGCAGCTTATAAATAAcacaatggaaagaaaatattaagttCTAAAGAGCCCTTAAATCCAGCAGTGGGAAGATTAGCAGGAAACAGCCGTCAGAAGTGGAGCAGCAGATATTCCAGTGAGACAGGAGGCAGGCTTTTTAACATTCACATGGGTAACCACTGCAATAATCAGTAGTTAACAGATGTGCAGAGCAGTGGGACTGTGAACACTAAGCAAGATTCACCAGCTGGGATGCAAAGCTTCTGTTTTCGGGTGGCACCAATGGCTGGGGCAATCCATTCCACGCCCCTGCCTGATGCCTCTGCCAGccaagtattttaaagaaagaaagaacagaatttcAAATCTAAATAACCCAGCCTATGTTAAAAgctagctgctgctgctgctccacctTTGCTCAGTTCCCAACAGTCAACTTGTCTCCTTCCACAGGTGTATTAGTAACACTATGGATTATCGATCGGATAGGCCGCAAGAAAACCATGGCCCTGTCCTTTCTTGTCTTCTCATTTTGCAGtcttctgctgtttctctgtgttGGAAGGTAAGTGAAACACGGTGAACAACTGGTATATCTGATTCATCCACCTTCTGTCTTGATTACAGCAGGAGAACTGAAAGTGATGGTTTGAAAAGCCATGAGATGGTCTTGCTCAGCTGGAGGAAGAATTAAGGACGGTGTTAGGTTTTCTCACCCAAGTTTATAA from Phaenicophaeus curvirostris isolate KB17595 chromosome 17, BPBGC_Pcur_1.0, whole genome shotgun sequence includes these protein-coding regions:
- the SVOP gene encoding synaptic vesicle 2-related protein isoform X2 yields the protein MSRVVKFRRTGESSRSDEDVISGEHEIQIEGVRTELEPVELEDGAAVPKEFANPTDDTFMVEDAVEAIGFGKFQWKLSVVTGLAWMADAMEMMILSILAPQLHCEWRLPSWQVALLTSVVFVGMMSSSTLWGNISDQYGRKTGLKISVLWTLYYGILSGFAPVYGWILVLRGLVGFGIGGVPQSVTLYAEFLPMKARAKCILLIEVFWAIGTVFEVLLAVLVMPTLGWRWLLILSALPLLLFAVLCFWLPESARYDVLSGNQEKAIATLKRIATENGAPMPLGKLIISRQEDRGKMRDLFTPHFRWTTLLLWFIWFSNAFSYYGLVLLTTEFFQAGDVCSISSRRQEVKAKCSLTCEYLTEEDYTDLLWTTLSEFPGVLVTLWIIDRIGRKKTMALSFLVFSFCSLLLFLCVGRNVLTVLLFIARAFISGGFQAAYVYTPEVYPTATRALGLGTCSGMARVGALITPFIAQVMLESSVYLTLVVYSGCCLLAAVASCFLPIETKGRGLQESSHKEWGQEMVGRGSHSPGGTRSNSGSQE
- the SVOP gene encoding synaptic vesicle 2-related protein isoform X1 encodes the protein MEDDLFQLRQLPVVKFRRTGESSRSDEDVISGEHEIQIEGVRTELEPVELEDGAAVPKEFANPTDDTFMVEDAVEAIGFGKFQWKLSVVTGLAWMADAMEMMILSILAPQLHCEWRLPSWQVALLTSVVFVGMMSSSTLWGNISDQYGRKTGLKISVLWTLYYGILSGFAPVYGWILVLRGLVGFGIGGVPQSVTLYAEFLPMKARAKCILLIEVFWAIGTVFEVLLAVLVMPTLGWRWLLILSALPLLLFAVLCFWLPESARYDVLSGNQEKAIATLKRIATENGAPMPLGKLIISRQEDRGKMRDLFTPHFRWTTLLLWFIWFSNAFSYYGLVLLTTEFFQAGDVCSISSRRQEVKAKCSLTCEYLTEEDYTDLLWTTLSEFPGVLVTLWIIDRIGRKKTMALSFLVFSFCSLLLFLCVGRNVLTVLLFIARAFISGGFQAAYVYTPEVYPTATRALGLGTCSGMARVGALITPFIAQVMLESSVYLTLVVYSGCCLLAAVASCFLPIETKGRGLQESSHKEWGQEMVGRGSHSPGGTRSNSGSQE